One segment of Pleomorphomonas sp. PLEO DNA contains the following:
- a CDS encoding GNAT family N-acetyltransferase: protein MIAYMNEQAGDVFAREMLLDRAFGPARFRKSSEKIRSGRLPSEGLALVARDGDRLVGSVRLWDAAAGRKPLLLLGPLAVDDDCRGSGIGAALMRLAADRARAFGHGAIVLVGDEPYYRRFGFSTHGMEQLAMPGPFERARFLGLELVSGALDGAEGVLQPVGRLIPAQPATVAA from the coding sequence ATGATCGCCTACATGAATGAACAGGCGGGTGATGTGTTCGCCCGCGAAATGCTGCTCGACCGCGCCTTCGGCCCGGCCCGCTTTCGTAAATCGTCGGAAAAGATTCGCTCGGGGCGTCTCCCTTCCGAAGGTTTGGCGCTGGTTGCCCGCGATGGCGATCGCCTCGTCGGTAGCGTGCGCCTGTGGGACGCGGCGGCCGGACGGAAGCCGCTGCTGCTGCTCGGTCCGCTCGCCGTCGATGACGACTGCCGGGGCTCTGGCATCGGTGCCGCGCTGATGCGGCTTGCCGCCGATCGGGCGCGGGCGTTCGGTCATGGCGCCATCGTGCTGGTCGGTGACGAGCCCTACTACCGGCGCTTCGGCTTCTCGACGCATGGCATGGAGCAGCTCGCCATGCCCGGTCCTTTTGAGCGGGCCCGCTTCCTTGGCCTTGAACTTGTGTCCGGCGCGCTCGATGGCGCCGAAGGCGTGCTTCAGCCGGTCGGCCGGCTTATTCCCGCCCAGCCCGCGACGGTTGCCGCTTAA
- a CDS encoding SPFH domain-containing protein — MSGGDIAIIALVLLAIIVLFAGIKQVPQGYNWTVERFGRYTRTLQPGLNLIVPFFDRIGAKLNRMEQVLDVPSQEIITRDNATCTVDGVAFYQVLDAARAAYEISNLQRAILNITMTNIRTVMGSMDLDNLLSNRDEINSRLLRVVDAATEAWGVKITRIEIKDINPPADLVASMARQMKAEREKRAQILEAEGSRQSAILKAEGEKQAQVLQAEGRREAAFRDAEARERLAEAEAKATALVSEAVSNGDVQALNYFIADKYTQALSQFAHSPNQKILMLPMEATALLGSLGGIAELARAAFSDDGARGGPADTSPRRRGAVPPVGG, encoded by the coding sequence TTGAGTGGCGGCGACATCGCCATCATCGCGCTGGTTCTGCTCGCCATCATCGTCCTGTTCGCCGGCATCAAGCAGGTGCCGCAAGGTTACAACTGGACGGTGGAGCGTTTTGGCCGCTACACGCGAACGCTACAGCCCGGACTCAACCTGATCGTTCCCTTCTTCGATCGCATCGGCGCCAAGCTCAACCGCATGGAGCAGGTGCTGGATGTGCCGAGCCAGGAGATCATCACCCGCGACAACGCCACCTGCACGGTGGACGGCGTCGCCTTCTATCAAGTGCTCGACGCGGCGCGTGCCGCTTATGAAATATCCAATCTGCAGCGCGCCATCCTCAACATCACCATGACCAACATCCGCACGGTGATGGGCTCGATGGACCTCGACAATCTCCTGTCCAACCGCGACGAGATCAATTCCCGCCTGCTTCGCGTCGTCGACGCGGCGACCGAGGCCTGGGGCGTCAAGATCACCCGCATCGAGATCAAGGACATCAATCCGCCGGCCGACCTTGTCGCCTCCATGGCCCGGCAGATGAAGGCGGAACGTGAGAAGCGCGCTCAGATCCTGGAAGCCGAGGGCTCGCGCCAGTCGGCCATCCTGAAGGCCGAGGGCGAGAAGCAGGCGCAGGTGTTGCAGGCCGAGGGCCGGCGCGAAGCGGCCTTCCGCGATGCCGAGGCGCGCGAGCGTCTCGCCGAGGCCGAAGCCAAGGCGACGGCGCTGGTGTCCGAGGCGGTGTCTAACGGTGACGTGCAGGCGCTTAACTACTTCATCGCCGACAAGTATACGCAGGCGCTAAGCCAGTTCGCCCATTCGCCCAACCAGAAGATCCTGATGCTGCCGATGGAGGCGACTGCCTTGCTCGGTTCGCTGGGCGGCATTGCCGAACTGGCCCGCGCCGCCTTCAGCGACGACGGCGCGCGGGGCGGACCGGCCGACACGTCGCCGCGCCGGCGTGGCGCCGTGCCGCCGGTCGGCGGTTGA
- a CDS encoding NfeD family protein, with protein MGLLEGLIVYLGPWSWLLLALLLAGIEVVVPGTFFIWFGAAAMVVGLLALAIAMSWQVEAVLFVLLSAAAVLIGRRFYGRASKEGDGFANDRLGRQVGRLAVVDRAIEGGSGHIRLDDTIWRADGPDLASGTRVRIVGHRNGRFLVEPESGG; from the coding sequence ATGGGCCTTCTCGAAGGGCTGATCGTCTATCTCGGGCCGTGGTCATGGCTGCTGTTGGCGTTGCTGTTGGCCGGCATCGAGGTGGTGGTACCGGGCACGTTCTTCATCTGGTTCGGCGCAGCGGCGATGGTCGTCGGCTTGCTGGCCCTCGCCATCGCCATGAGCTGGCAGGTGGAGGCGGTGCTGTTCGTCCTGTTGTCGGCGGCGGCCGTGCTGATCGGCCGGCGCTTCTATGGCCGGGCGTCCAAGGAGGGAGACGGTTTTGCCAACGACCGGCTCGGCCGGCAGGTCGGTCGTCTGGCTGTGGTCGATCGGGCGATCGAGGGCGGATCCGGCCATATACGCCTCGACGACACCATCTGGCGGGCCGACGGGCCGGACCTGGCAAGCGGCACGCGGGTGCGGATCGTCGGTCACCGTAACGGCCGTTTCCTGGTCGAGCCGGAGTCCGGGGGCTAA
- a CDS encoding outer membrane beta-barrel protein encodes MASVLLAAPSYAQEGGDPDVVPALRTTLPAKPVNTTADATLGEAADTAAAKPDAAEFVIPSLRASLPATDLRTVVRPVPPSLSAKLAAVAPSLPAVTREADARAEYEPLGLRLGSFVVNATTSTGIGLRHHSVDGNETFVRSTGEIDARSDWERNSLEMRLSGAYRRSLSGIDEKLPEGDASIVGRFDLTNADRLTASAGWTLRDDTSGDGKENTFSGTLGYERFGGLIGLKTGIGIDRTVNETDTTLDNTDLSSSLRLSLDSGAVFQPFVELGAFGRTFDRPAAGDGVSRSGVGGEAKAGVSVSRDDVTGEIALGYGYEWLKESSLSDISGVIGSASLTWDPSELLRLTGAASTSFAPTSTAGASGVLKRTGELTVTYALTPNAFVVTGGELTLEDYAGIDHQVTTTTLKAGVGYKLNRTVELGLDGAHKIVRSDTAGGDYTDSSVTATLTLRQ; translated from the coding sequence ATGGCGTCCGTTCTCCTCGCCGCGCCCTCCTACGCGCAGGAGGGCGGCGACCCGGACGTCGTGCCGGCGCTCAGAACCACACTGCCCGCCAAGCCGGTCAACACCACCGCCGACGCGACTCTCGGAGAGGCGGCGGACACCGCTGCCGCCAAACCTGATGCCGCCGAGTTTGTCATTCCGTCCTTGCGCGCCAGCTTGCCGGCGACCGACCTCAGGACGGTTGTCCGGCCGGTGCCGCCCAGCCTTTCGGCCAAACTGGCGGCGGTGGCGCCGAGCTTGCCGGCCGTGACGCGCGAGGCGGATGCCCGCGCCGAATATGAGCCGCTCGGTCTTCGTCTTGGCAGTTTCGTGGTGAATGCCACCACCTCGACGGGCATCGGCCTTCGCCATCATTCGGTGGACGGCAACGAAACCTTCGTCCGCTCCACCGGCGAAATCGACGCCCGTTCCGACTGGGAGCGCAACAGCCTGGAGATGCGGCTTTCCGGCGCCTACCGCCGCTCGCTTTCCGGCATCGATGAAAAGCTGCCCGAGGGCGATGCCAGCATCGTCGGCCGCTTCGATCTCACCAATGCCGATCGTCTCACGGCGTCGGCTGGCTGGACGCTTCGCGACGACACATCTGGCGACGGCAAGGAAAACACTTTCTCCGGCACGCTCGGCTACGAACGGTTCGGCGGCCTTATCGGTCTCAAGACCGGTATCGGTATTGATCGCACCGTGAACGAGACCGACACGACGCTCGACAATACCGACTTGTCGTCGTCGTTGCGCCTGTCGCTCGACAGCGGCGCCGTGTTTCAGCCATTTGTGGAGCTTGGCGCCTTCGGACGCACCTTCGATCGGCCGGCAGCCGGCGATGGTGTCAGCCGGAGCGGTGTGGGTGGCGAGGCCAAGGCCGGCGTTTCCGTGTCGCGCGACGACGTCACCGGCGAGATCGCCCTCGGCTACGGCTACGAGTGGCTCAAGGAAAGCTCGCTTTCCGATATTTCCGGCGTGATCGGCTCGGCCTCACTGACGTGGGATCCCAGCGAGTTGCTCCGTCTGACGGGGGCCGCCTCGACCAGTTTCGCGCCGACATCGACGGCTGGCGCGTCGGGCGTACTCAAGCGCACCGGCGAGCTGACGGTGACCTATGCGCTGACGCCGAACGCCTTCGTGGTGACCGGTGGCGAACTGACGCTGGAAGATTACGCTGGTATCGATCATCAGGTGACGACCACGACGCTGAAGGCCGGCGTCGGCTACAAGCTGAACCGAACGGTGGAACTCGGCCTCGACGGCGCGCACAAGATCGTCCGCTCCGACACGGCTGGCGGCGATTATACCGACAGCAGCGTGACCGCGACGCTGACGCTGCGCCAGTGA
- a CDS encoding DMT family transporter, translating into MTDDSIWSRLYSRPYLLLILSPLFWAGNAVASRLAVGHVSPMALTTFRWSGVLLLLVVFARKPVVADWSVMKSRLPYMLAMGALGFTFFNAFFYIAAHFTSAVNIGIIQGALPGLVFVFAYLIAGTRAGSGQLAGMATTLVGVGVIAIKGDISTLASLDLNAGDLMMLGACVVYALYTVLLPRRPKIAGLSFFAGLSVAAFLTSLPFLAVEIAMGQYVAPTPFGWLVVAYCAVFPSVISQIFFVRGVELVGPGRAGVFINLIPVFASVLAVLVLRESFHAYHAVALALVLGGIFWAEWSKRGGVTA; encoded by the coding sequence GTGACCGATGATAGTATTTGGTCGCGTCTCTACAGCCGGCCCTATCTTCTCCTGATATTGTCGCCGCTCTTCTGGGCCGGCAATGCCGTGGCGAGTCGCCTCGCCGTTGGCCATGTATCGCCCATGGCACTCACCACCTTTCGCTGGTCCGGCGTGTTGCTTTTGCTTGTCGTCTTCGCCCGCAAGCCCGTGGTTGCCGACTGGTCGGTAATGAAAAGTCGGCTGCCCTATATGCTGGCGATGGGCGCGCTCGGCTTCACCTTTTTCAATGCCTTCTTCTATATCGCCGCCCATTTCACATCGGCGGTCAACATCGGCATCATCCAGGGCGCCCTGCCCGGCCTCGTCTTTGTCTTCGCCTACCTGATCGCCGGCACGCGGGCCGGGTCCGGCCAGTTGGCCGGCATGGCAACGACGCTTGTCGGTGTCGGTGTCATCGCCATCAAGGGCGACATCAGCACCCTCGCCTCGCTCGACCTCAATGCCGGCGATCTGATGATGCTCGGGGCCTGCGTCGTCTATGCCCTTTACACCGTGCTGTTGCCCCGCAGGCCGAAGATTGCCGGTCTCTCTTTTTTCGCCGGCCTTTCCGTCGCCGCCTTCCTTACCTCTCTGCCCTTTCTCGCCGTGGAGATCGCCATGGGGCAATATGTCGCCCCGACGCCCTTCGGCTGGTTGGTCGTGGCCTATTGCGCCGTCTTCCCGTCGGTGATCTCGCAGATCTTCTTCGTGCGCGGTGTCGAACTGGTCGGACCGGGACGGGCCGGCGTGTTCATCAACCTCATCCCGGTCTTCGCCTCGGTTCTCGCCGTGCTGGTGCTCCGCGAGAGCTTCCATGCCTATCACGCCGTGGCGCTGGCGCTCGTGCTCGGCGGCATCTTCTGGGCCGAATGGAGCAAGCGCGGCGGGGTCACCGCCTGA
- a CDS encoding adenylosuccinate synthase produces MANVVVVGSQWGDEGKGKIVDWLSERADVVVRFQGGHNAGHTLVIDGVSYKLSLLPSGVARPGKLSVIGNGVVVDPRAFVAEVTRIREQGVKISPDNLRIAENATLILSIHQELDELRENAASPSTRIGTTKRGIGPAYEDKVGRRAIRLVDLAHPETLNNRIERLLSHHNPLRRGLGQPEIAPETIRAELMAVADFILPYMDVTWRLLDEKRKSGARILFEGAQGALLDNDHGTYPFVTGSNTTAGQAAAGAGMGPGALNYVLGITKAYTTRVGSGPFPTELFDEVGDFLGERGREFGTVTGRKRRCGWFDAVLVRQTVVTSGINGIALTKLDVLDGLDEIKVCIGYEIDGRTLDYLPANQEEQARVKPIYETMEGWKESTAGARSWAELPAQAIKYVRHIEELIGAPVAMLSTSPDRLDTILVRDPFQD; encoded by the coding sequence ATGGCGAACGTAGTGGTGGTCGGCTCCCAGTGGGGAGACGAAGGCAAAGGCAAAATCGTCGACTGGCTGTCCGAGCGGGCCGATGTGGTCGTCCGTTTCCAGGGCGGTCATAACGCCGGCCACACGCTGGTGATCGACGGCGTTTCCTACAAGCTGTCGCTGCTGCCCTCCGGTGTCGCCCGCCCGGGCAAGCTTTCCGTCATCGGCAACGGCGTCGTGGTCGATCCGCGTGCCTTCGTTGCCGAAGTGACGCGTATCCGCGAGCAGGGCGTCAAGATCAGCCCGGATAACCTGCGCATCGCCGAGAACGCCACGCTCATCCTGTCCATTCATCAGGAGCTCGACGAGCTGCGTGAGAACGCCGCTTCGCCATCGACCCGCATCGGCACCACCAAGCGCGGCATCGGCCCCGCTTATGAGGACAAGGTTGGCCGCCGTGCCATCCGCCTCGTCGATCTCGCCCACCCCGAGACGCTGAACAATCGTATCGAGCGATTGCTCTCCCACCACAATCCGCTTCGCCGCGGCCTCGGTCAGCCGGAAATCGCGCCGGAGACCATCCGCGCCGAGTTGATGGCAGTCGCCGATTTCATCCTGCCCTATATGGACGTCACCTGGCGGCTGCTCGATGAGAAGCGCAAGTCGGGCGCCCGCATCCTGTTCGAGGGCGCCCAAGGCGCGCTGCTCGACAACGATCATGGCACCTATCCCTTCGTGACTGGTTCCAACACCACGGCCGGACAGGCCGCCGCTGGGGCCGGCATGGGGCCGGGGGCGCTCAACTACGTGCTCGGCATCACCAAGGCCTACACGACGCGCGTTGGTTCCGGGCCGTTCCCGACCGAGCTGTTCGACGAGGTTGGCGATTTCCTCGGCGAGCGCGGCCGCGAGTTCGGCACCGTCACCGGCCGTAAGCGCCGTTGCGGCTGGTTCGACGCCGTGCTGGTGCGCCAGACGGTGGTCACCTCGGGCATCAACGGCATCGCGCTCACCAAGCTCGACGTGCTCGACGGCCTCGACGAAATCAAGGTCTGCATCGGCTACGAGATCGATGGCCGTACCCTCGATTACCTGCCGGCTAATCAGGAAGAGCAGGCGCGGGTGAAGCCGATCTACGAGACGATGGAAGGCTGGAAGGAATCGACGGCCGGTGCCCGCTCGTGGGCCGAGCTGCCGGCGCAGGCGATCAAGTATGTGCGCCATATCGAAGAATTGATCGGCGCGCCTGTGGCCATGTTGTCCACCAGTCCCGATCGTCTCGACACGATTCTTGTGCGTGATCCGTTTCAGGATTAA